The Candidatus Neomarinimicrobiota bacterium genome includes a window with the following:
- the smpB gene encoding SsrA-binding protein SmpB: protein MEKRVIATNRKARHQYHILETYEAGLALLGTEVKALREARVNLSDGYARFRDRELYLVNVHIGAYSHAGYEGHDNLRERKLLLSRRELGRLHKAAEIKGQTLIPLSIYFREGWAKVELAVCRGKQLHDKRRDIAERDMKRQIERAVRPHRIGR, encoded by the coding sequence GTGGAAAAACGTGTTATCGCAACCAATCGCAAGGCTCGCCACCAGTACCATATCTTGGAAACCTACGAGGCCGGTCTGGCGTTGTTGGGCACCGAGGTGAAAGCGTTGCGGGAAGCCAGGGTGAACCTGTCCGATGGGTACGCCCGCTTTCGTGATCGCGAACTGTACCTGGTAAATGTCCATATCGGTGCTTATTCCCATGCGGGCTACGAGGGACACGACAATTTGCGGGAGCGAAAGCTGCTGCTGAGTCGCCGGGAGCTGGGCCGGCTGCACAAAGCGGCTGAAATCAAGGGGCAAACCCTGATCCCGTTGTCAATCTATTTTCGGGAGGGCTGGGCCAAAGTAGAGCTGGCTGTCTGCCGTGGTAAGCAGCTGCATGATAAGCGTCGTGATATTGCTGAGCGAGACATGAAACGGCAGATTGAACGGGCTGTCAGACCCCATCGGATAGGTCGTTAG